Sequence from the Exiguobacterium aurantiacum genome:
TACGCCGGCGGATGTCAAAATCGAGTGGAATCTGACGCCGGCACAGATTGATGTATCACTCACCCCGGCCGACATCTCGTTCACGCCATGGACGACGGACATCTCGCTCCGTCAACAAGCGTCGCTCGAGATGTGGCCGGTCGGTGGCATGTATGATGAGACGCGTTGAAAGTGAGGACAACCCATGTTCATTGAGACAGACTATTTTGGCAAGATCGAAGTAAATGAAGAAGAGACGATCTCGTTCGTCAGCGAGATTCCTGGCTTCCCGGACTCGAAGACGTTCACCCTCATCCCGTATGGGGACGAGCTCCCGTTCTGGTCGCTCCAGTCGCTCGAGGACCCGGCCTGCGCTTTCGTCGTGACGAACCCGTTCTGGCACAAGTCGGATTATGCGTTTGAATTGAGCGACGGCGCGAAAGGACAGCTCGGTATCGACGAGGCGGAGCACGTCTCGGTGTATGCCATCGTGACGCTCCGTGAGCCGTTCGACGCCTCGACGCTAAACTTGAAGGCACCGATCGTCATCGAGACGAAAGAGCGCCGTGGGAAGCAAGTCATCTTGGACGACGTCTACCCGGCCCGGTTCCCGCTTGGCGGCCAGAAAGCAGAGGTGCGCTGATGCTCGTATTGAAACGAAAACAAGGTGAGGCGATCCACATCGGCGACGATGTGACGCTCACCGTGCTCGCCATCGAAGGCGACCAGGTCAAGCTCGGCATCGACGCCCCGCGTCACATCGACATCCATCGGCATGAGGTATATGTCCAGATGCAAGTCGAGAACGAGTCGGCCCGCGACAGTGCCAACTTGATGAAACAAATGCTTAAAAACAAGTCGGAAGCGTGAGCTTTCGGCTTTTTAGCTGGCCTAAAATTTGGATGGGGTGACATGTGTCACTTTCGTACGATAGGATAGGAGAATGAAATAGCGGGAAAGGACGAGATAGTTTGGGTCAAGTCATCAACATCTTTTTCATCAATATCAGTATCATCTATCTCGTCTTGTCGCTGACGCTGTATCTCATGCGTCAGCTGTTGCCGATTCAGACGGGTTCGCCCTACGCGGTTCGGACCTGGTTCGGTCTCGCCATGGGGCTCGCGGCCGTGCTGTTGACGGTCAACTCGTTCCAAGTCGGGGAGGCGCGGGTCGACATGCGAATCATCCCGCTCGCGCTGTCGGCCACCTATGCCGGGCCGGTCGGGGTCGCCGTCACCATCGGACTGACGCTCCTCGGCCGCTTCGCCCTCGACGGCATGACCGAGCAACTCGTCCATTCGTTCGGCACGCTCGGGCTGTTCCTCGTCTTGTCGCTCGGGTTGAGTCGACTCGTGCTCCGGCGGGGCCACCTATACTCGGCCTATCTCGTGTTCGGGACTGTGCTCGTCTTGTTCCGAATCGCTGGCAACGTCCCGATGCACGCGTTCACGACGGTATTCTTGCCGTATTTTGCGATCACGTTCCTCGGCGGCTGGATGTGCTACTGGGTCGCAAAACAGATCGAGACGCATCTGCGCATGTTCCGGCTGCATACGCAGCGGGCGACGATCGACGAGCTGACCGGGCTCCCGAACCGGTATATGACGCTCGAACGGTTGAACGAGGTCGAGATGTCGGGTCTTCCCTTGGGCGCTGTTCGTCATCGACGTCGACCGGTTCAAACAGTTGAACGATACATATGGGCATCGGGCCGGTGACGCAGCGCTTCACCACATCGCCCAAACGTTACGGGCCAACTGTCCGGACGACGGCTTCGTCGGCCGTTACGGCGGGGAAGAGTTTTTGATGGTGCTCGAGGACGTGGACGATGTGAGGTCGATTGCCGACAACGTCGTCACGGTCGTCCGGGACACGCGGTTCTCGTTCGAAGGGACAGAGATTCCGATGACGGTGTCGCTCGGGGCCTCGCTCGCCGGGGCCGAGCCGGGCACGCTCGTCTTCGAACGGGCCGACGCCGCCCTCTATCACGCCAAGTCGAGCGGGCGCGACCAAGCAAAAATCGGGTAAACAAAAAATCGGTCCCAGAGGATCGATTTTTTTAGTGGATATTTTTCTTTTTGAACTGGCCGCCCCGGACGTCATGGATATTGCCGATGGCGAGGAACGCCTTCTCGTCATAGTCGTCGAGGATGTCTTTCAGTTTCGTCTCTTCGAGTCGGCTGATGACGGTGAAGACGACTTTCTTGCCGTCGCCCGTGTAGGCCCCTTCGCCGTGCAGATACGTTACGCCGCGGCCGAGCCGGTCCATGATGGCCTGACCGACGTCATCCGGCGCCGTCGTGATGATCCACGCCGCTTTCGACTGGTCGAGCCCCTCGAGGACGATATCGATCGTCTTGAAGGCGACGAAGTACGTGATGAGCGAGTACATCGCCCGGTCCCAGCTGAAGACGAACCCGGCCGTCCCGAGGATGAAGATGTTGAAGAACATGACGATCTCACCGACGGAGAACGGGAGCCGGTCCGTGAACGACACGGCTAAGATTTCGGTCCCGTCGAGCGACCCGCCGGCCCGGATGACGAGCCCGATGCCGGCCCCGAGCAGGAAGCCGCCGAAGACGGTCGACAAGAGCAGGTCGTCAGTGAACGGTTCGATCGTGTGGAGCAAGATCGTGAAGCCCGACATGAGCATGATGGCGATCAACGTGACGACGGCGAACGTCTTCCCGATCTGGCGATAGCCGAAGTAGATGAACGGCAAGTTGAACAGGATGAGCCAGATGGCGAGTTTCGTCTCCGTCAAATACGACGTGATGATCGAGACGCCGACGATGCCGCCGTCGATGATTTGGTTCGGGACGAGGAACGCCTCGAGCCCGATGGCGAAGATGAAGGAACCAATCAACAGGAGCAGCCCCTTGGCGAGGAGTTCGGTCGGTTTGATCGGATTGTGTTCACGTTTCAAACGGAGCACTTCTTCTGGAGATGGGGAAGGCATCGGTGGACGCTGCATCGGGGTCACTCCTTTTTTCTTTTTAGTATAGCAAACCTCACGCGGTAGGAAGCAGAAGCGGCAGACAATCTGACACAAGTTTTTGTCGATATCGTATATGTTATTTTACTATTATTTTATGCTAGACTAGGAAAGTTGATTTTTGAAGGAGGACATGATTCATGAAACGTGACAATCGAGCCTGGCTGATGGGCTTTCAAATCATTATGAATATCATCGGCGGGATGATCGCGGCGTACGGCCTCGAGTCGGTGTTGATTCCGAATAGCGTATCGGACGGGGGCATCACCGGCATCAGCATCGTCGTCTCCCAACTGACCGGTGTCCCGCTCGGCGTGTTCCTCGGAATTCTGAACATCCCGTTCGTCTACCTCGGCTATAAACAGATTGGGAAGAGCTTCGCGATCCTGTCGGTCACCGGCATCGCCTCGCTCTCGATCGGGACGCTTGTCATGCACCACGTCCCGACGATCATCGATGGGGACACGCTCCTCGTCACGGTCGTCGGCGGGATCATCCTCGGACTCGGGATGGGGCTGTCGCTCCGGAACGGGGGCGCGCTCGACGGCATCGACATGCTGGCCGTCCTGTTATCACGGAAGTTGCCGTTCGGGACGAGCGACTTGATTCTCTTCTTGAACGTGTTCGTCTTCATCGTCGTCTCGACGGTGTTCGGCCTACAAGGAGCGGTGCTATCGGCCATCGCTTACTTCATCGCCTCGAAAGTGATTCATATCGTCGAGGAGGGCCTGAGCGGCGCGAAGACGTTCAAAATCATCACGAGTGTACCGGACGTCATGGTCGAGACGGTGCGGGACCGGCTCGGCCGGAGCGCCACGCTCAACCAGATCCAAGGCGCCTACTCGAAAGAGTGCTATTACGAGATCACGTGCGTCATCAACCGGCTCGAGGAGCGGAAGATGAAAGAAATCATCAACCAAGTCGACCCGGAGGCGTTCGTCGTCGTGTACGAGGTGTCAGAGGTCAAAGGCGGAAATTTCCGAAAACGAGATATCCATTGAGACGAATCAAGCAGCCGGGCGCTGCTTGATTTTTTTATTTGAGGCAGGGAAACAGGCGACGGATAGGGAACAAGTCGGGATTCAGAAAGGAGAGAACGTATGCGTCCGCTAATATTAGGTGTGCTCGCCGCCTTGTTTTTCGCGAGCACGTTCGTGTTGAATGAATCGATGCAGGTCGGCGGGGGCAGTTGGGCGTATAGCGCCTCGCTCCGTTTCCTATTCATGATCCCACTGCTCATGATCGTCGTTTATCTCCGAGGTGGCATGACGCGGGTGCGCCGCGCCATCGTCGGTGAGCCGTGGCCGTGGCTCGTCTGGGGGACGGTCGGCTTTGGTCTGTTTTACGTCCCGATCTGTCTCGCCGCCGAGGTCGCCCCGCCTTGGCTCATCGCCGGTACGTGGCAAGTGACGATTATCGCCGGGGCGCTGTTGTCACCGCTCTTCCGTCGGAATGACGGGACGCAGGAACAGATCCCGTGGACGGCGCTACGTTTTTCCGGCATCATCCTGTTCGGCGTCGTCTTGATGCAAGTCGAGTTCCTCGCCGACTTCGAACCGCGCTTCCTGTGGATCGGGGTGGTGCCGGTATTGATCGCCGCCTTCGCCTATCCGCTAGGCAACCGCAAGATGATGGCCCACACTGATCTTGACGTGTTCGAGCGTATCCTCGGCATGTGCATCGGCTCGCTCCCAGTCTGGCTCCTGTTGTGCGGCTACGGGCTGACGACGGGGGCACCCACGAGCTCGCAACTGACGCAGACGCTTCTCGTCGCGCTCTTGTCCGGAGTCGTTGCGACGGTACTCTTCTTCAAGGCGACCGACCTCGTCAAACACGATATGGGGAAACTCGCCACGGTCGAGGCGACCCAGGCGCTCGAGGTGTTGTTCGCGCTTATCGGGGAGTTGATTTTCCTTCAGGCGCATCTGCCGTCCGGGCTGTCGCTCGTCGGCATCTCGCTCGTCATGGTCGGCGTCGTGCTGCATAGCCGCAGCCAGTTCAACGTGAAGGAGAGTCTGGTGCCGGCGGCGAATCGATATGACAAGGAGGGATAAACATGTCCTATGGATTGATCGGAAAATTGACGGCCGTTCCGGGCGAGCGTGAGACACTGCTCGCAATCTTGCTTGAGGCGGCTACGGCGATGGAACGAGAGCCGACGTGCGAAACATACCGAGTGAACGTCTCGCTCGATGACGAGTCGATCGTCGTCTATGAGGTGTGGGCGAGTATGGAGGCGCATCAACAGTCGCTGTCGCTCGAGACGACAAAGACGTTGATTGGGAAGGCACGGCCGATTCTGGCCAACATCGAGCGTTTGGCCGTGTTCGAGCCGAGGAACGGCCATTAAAAAATCCACGTCCGAGGACGTGGATGGCGGGTCAAGCTTTCGTCAAGCTGCCTTTGACTTTCTCATAAAACTCGTCCATCATCCCGGTACGGCTACCGAGCTGACAGATGAGTTCGAGCGTCTCTTTATAGAACTTTTTGACGAGTCCTTTGTTTTTGATCCCGTCCATCGACGCGAGCGTCTTGTCGAGGTTTTGCAGAATCTCTTCGATCTGGTCGTCCGAGTCCGGTTTCACGACCGTCATGTTGTCCGGGATTTTGACAACTTTGTCTTGTTCCTGGTGACGGAACGACGCGCCGAAGCCGAGGTTCTCGATGAACAAGTGCGGCATCACTTTCTGGCCGAAGAACTGTTTATGCCAATCTGTCGCTTTCATCGTGTCCATGTCCTGTTTGAACGTGGACGCCGTCGAGACGTACTTTTTGAACAAGTCGGTCATGAACTTCTCGATGACCGGGATTTGAAGGGCGAAGACGTTCTTTAAGAGCGCGTCGAGCTGTGCGCGTGACAATTGTTGTTCGTTTGACATGTCGGTTCCTCTTTTCTATAATACGATACTTTTATCGTATGGGATTGCGGAACGTGCGTCAACGCATCCCTAAACATTTTTTCAGAATATTTAATGATTTAAGGTCATTTTGTGCGATAATCGTCTCATGGCTAGACTAAAGAGGAGTGAATCCATATGAACAAAACAATGAAATGGGCGGTCGCGCTCGGCGTGACGGGCGCCCTCGTCGCAACGGTCGGTGTCGTCTCGTCCCGGGGACGGACTGACGATACGACGCAGACGATCCGTGACCGGGAGCTCGGTTATGAGATCATCCTCCCATCAAAGATTGTCGAGGCGATCGAGCGTGGGGACGTCTATATTGAGAAGGCACAGGACGTCGTCGATGTCGGCGACAAAAACAGCTATGGCACGTTCGACCTCTTCTATAACGTCGAGGACGGCGACGACCAGTTGTTGTTCCATTTGGACTTGATTGACCGTGAACTATCGGAAGAGGCGTTCGCACAGGAAATCGGCTATGGCAACTACCTTGGTGCGAGCGACAAGACGTTCTTCTGGGTCGAACCGACCGAGGCTGTCCCGGGCGCCGAGGCGCACACGGAGGAGATCTCAGAGCTGCTCGAGACGCTTCCGGAGCTCGAGTTCCGTACGTTATGAGTCTGCCCGCTACGGCGGGCTTTTTCGATTATGCTACAATATGACGTGAGGTGATTTCATGAATTGGACAGTAGAAGAAGTGAGACAAGCAGAACAGGTGGCGGCGCTCGAGGCAGCGGTCAATGACTTTGACAAGATTGACGTGAAACTCGGACACGTGGCGGTCGGTCAGAACGACTACGCCGTCTATGACGATGATACGCTCGTCGGGTATATGGTGCTTTTCCCGTATCTCCCGAACGAGTATGAAGTGAACGCGCTCGTACATCCGGACTTCCGGAAACAAGGCGTCTTCACGGCACTTTTGGAGGCGGCAAAGCAGGATGCGAAACAGAACGGTTGTGAGGCGTTCACGTTCGTCATCGACCGCAAATCGAAGGACGGCAAAGCGGTCATCGATCGTCTTGGCGCGGCGTATCAGTTCTCGGAATACAATTTGGTGCTCAAAAAAGCCGAGCTGTTCTTGAAACCGGACGAGGTGTCACTCCGCGAGGCGACCGATGCCGACCGTCCGCTCATCATCGAGACGCTCAGTGAGGCGTTCGGCGACCCGCTCGACGTGACGGAGAACATCTATCAACAGATCGACACGCCGGACCGCGTGACGTACATCGGTGAGGTCGAAGGCCGTCCTGTCGGGATCATCCGTGCCCTGCTCGCCGGCGAAGATGCCGGCAGCATCCACGCGTTCGGCGTCAAGGCGGACGAGCAAGGCAAGGGCTACGGCACGAAGATGTTGAAACAGATGGTCCAGCAGATGTTCCGCATGGGCCGGACGAAACTCGAGCTCGACGTCGAGACAGAAAACAAGGCCGCGCTCGAGATCTACAAGCGGGCCGGGTTCGCGGAAAACGGCGGGTATGAGTTTTATTTGTTAGAACTGTGAGGTGAGACAAATGGTTCGGAATTTGAAATGGATGGGTGCCGCTTTTGAGGCGCTGCTCGGTATCCCGGCGCTCGGTGGGCTGTTCATCATCAGTATGGGTTATACGCCGCTCGGGTTCATGCTCGTGTTCCACATTGTCGTGCTCGTCATGTCGATCACACGACTGAAACGGATTTCGGTTGGGCCGATCGTCGGCATCACGGCGTCGGTGCTCGGGTTCATCCCGTTCCTCGGCATGATGCTACACTGGGCGGCCGCGATTGCGCTCGCAATCGACGCGCTCATGACCCCGCGCGAACAAGTGCACATGTCAAAAGAAGACGACCGTTTTTAATCTGGACGCTCTCGGTGACGAGGGCGTTTTTTCATTGACCAAAACTTCAACTGAAAACGCTATACAAAAGCTGGCAATCGGACGATATAGTAGGTGATGAATTACACAGAGGAGGAACTCATAGTGAAGCTATTCAAAAACTTTACGACCCAACTGCTCGCTTGGATTTTGGTCACATCCTTTATTACGGGCGGAGCGGTCGGCTGGATCACGCTCTTATTGCTCACGGAGCTTGAGATGGCGAAAGGACAGGTCATGCTCGTCGGGACGGCCGTGGCGTTGCTCATCTCAGGGTTAGGCGGAGCTGTCATCTACTTGATCGCCCGTCGCCCGCTCAAGGCGATCGAATCGGCGTCGGACAAGGCGGTCGAGGTCGGCAATGGCGATTTGACGGTCGTGTTCGCGAGCGAAACGACGACAGACCGTTCGGAGATGGGACGTCTGCTCCTGTCGATGGACAACATGGTCGGACACCTGCGTGAACAAGGGACGAACATGCGCTACACGGCGGACCAGCTCACCGGTTCGGCGCAAGAGATTGCGGCAGCGGTTCAAGAAGGGAATATCGCCGGTGAGAACATCCGTCAAGCGATGGATGCGTTGAACAAGATGCTCGAAGATAACGTCAATGCGACGTACAGTTCGATGGATCTGCTCGGTGCCGTCGCCCGGACGATGGAGAACATCCGTCAAGAGATGGGTTCTGCGCTCGAATCAGCGAGCGAGATGCAACAAGAGGCCGAGAGCGGTAAAGGCCTCGCCTCGTCGTCGGTCGATGCGATGCATGCGATTGCTGGCAAAGTTGAGCAGTCGTCGACGCTCAACAGCAAGTTGACAGAGATGACAGGCGAAATCTCGCGTATTACAGACGTCATCAGCGATATCTCAGCACAGACGAACTTGCTCGCCTTGAACGCGTCAATCGAAGCGGCACGCGCCGGAGAGCATGGACGCGGCTTCGCGGTCGTAGCGGCCGAGGTCAAGAAGCTCGCTGAACAGACGGCGAACTCGACGCAAGAGATCACGGATTTGATTGTCGACGTCAAACGTTTAGTTGGGGACACGTCGTCATCGATGGCGAACGTGAAAGCGGAAGTGGAGACGGGTGTCGGTCTCGTCGAGAAGGCGGGCGGTGCGTTCGCGTCGATCCACAACTCGGCGAACGAAGTGTACAGCCACGTCCATTCGGTCGATGCGCTTTTGGATGAGTCGCGTGGCCAGATCGACTCGGTCGTCACGAACTCGGCCGGCATCGTCGGCATGGTCGAAGAGGCGTCACGCTACGCGACAGAAGTCACGTCAGCGGCAAGCCAACAGGCGGCCAGTCTCGGTGAAGTGAACGGCGCGATGACGGAGCTCGTCCGTGTCGCGGAGAGTTTGCAGAACGAGACGGAGCAAGTGAAGGTGGAAGCGTAAGGAGGAGCGGCCCAGAGATGGGTCGTTTTTAATTCGTTCTCTATTTAAAAAGTAATATCTACTTTGTTTAATTGAATTGATATACATAAAAAATAAGTCTAAAGATTAGGTGGGCACTAAACTATGAATGATTTAGGAGAACAACTAAAGCGATGGAGTGAAATTACCACCACTCACATAGAAAAGTGGATGCGAGGAATGGATTCGATGCTAGGTCAAGCGTTAGCTGATTGGATGGCTCAAGAAAAGCGAGTCATCGCGTTTCGGAGGCAAACCCGTGAAGTGGAAGACAAGCTAAGGAAGCATGATCTCGTTATTCAAGAACTCATTACTCGCTTATACCAACATGACGATACACAACGCTTAGATCAACAAGCTCGTTTTCAACAAACGCTGCGTGAAAAAGTGAATCGGATTGAAACGTTACATCATGAACTTCAAGCGAAAGAAGAAGTCGTCATGAAAAGTCGCCTTGCGGTTCAGCAATTGTTGTTTAAAGTAGACGAGTCAAAGACAAGGGAAGCGCATCTTCAAGAAGAGGTAATAAAACAAAAAACAAAATTGCGACAATTTGTTGTGGAGAAACAACAGCTGGAAGATCAAATAAAAAACATGACATCGCAACTGTATGACGATGATCTTCAAGCTAATGCGAAAGAACTCTTCAAGGCGCAGATTCATAAAGCGGAGACGCGTATTGAAGAGATTGAAGCGCGAGAGCGGGCAGTTCATGAACGGAATAAACACTACGAAGAAGAGCAACAAAAAGTGCAGCATCAAAAAATGGAGCTTGATCAAATAGTCGCACAAATGGAATTGGTACGTGAAAACTTAGTTAGAGAGAAGCAGCATTTGCTTCATGACGTCGCGTCTCAAGAAAAACAGATTCAGTTTTCTATCCAAGAGAGTGAGCGGCTTCAAAAGCAACTACAAGCGAGTCGACAAGAACAAGAAGAAGCATATTCATTGTTTAGTGAAGAACTTGAAAAACGAACAGCGGTAGAACTTGAAAAAGAGGAAATCAATCGCGAATACGATGAAATGATGAAACAGTGGAGTTCGGACAAGAAGAAGTATATGCAAAAAGAGACTCGCCTAAAAAAGCGGCTCGGCCGTCGTATCGGTGGGAGTATCCCGAACATACTCGTAGAGCCAGAATTCGAAAAAGACTATTTGGAATTGTCCGAACAAGAGCAGACAGGTGTGGATGCAGCACTTTATGAACTCTCACTTGGATGGCATACCGGGAACGTGACGTTTCGACCGAACAGCGTCAAAGTGAGAACGACAACGTACCAGGAATATGGATGGGGATCATCTCATCATGTGCCGGGCCGTCTATATATAAAAAAAGAACAAACGGGTTACCGTGTGTATCGCATTAGCCGGACAAAAGATGGGAATCATCGATTAAGTCAGTCGCGAGTGATTGAATGGCTAAAAAATCAATAAAAGTTGCAAAGAAGATTAAACATTCGAAACAACACTCCGATATAGAGTATGGAAACGCAAAAACGTTCCAACTAATACAAGGTGAGGGGCCGGCCTAAACCTTGTATGCTCGGACAAATGGATTTGGAAGAGCGGAAAAACTCAAACCTATGGAGGGAAATTACAATGATTATTAATAACAACATGAACGCAATGAACGCACACCGTAACATGTCTTTCAACACAACACAGACTGGTAAATCGATGGAGAAACTTTCTTCAGGTCTTCGCATCAACCGTGCTGGCGATGACGCTGCAGGTCTTGCAATCTCTGAAAAAATGCGTGGACAAATTCGCGGTCTTGATCAAGCGACACGTAACTCACAAGACTCAATTTCATTGATTCAAACTGCTGAAGGTGCATTGAATGAAACACATTCAATCCTTCAACGTATGCGTGAATTAGCTGTTCAATCAGGAAACGATACGAACACAGTGGATGACAGAAATGAAATCCAAAAAGAAATTTCGCAATTAACTTCTGAAGTTGATCGTATTTCGGCAACGACAGAATTTAACACTAAAAAGCTATTGAATGGTGAGTCTGGTAGTAAAGCAAACTTCGGCTCTAATGCGAACGTATTGATGGCTTCGGCTAGTGAGCAAGCTGCAGCTGGAACGTATGCAGTTGTTACAACTACAGCGGCTGAACAAGCTTTAACAACAGGAGCTACGTTTGCAAACGCTGCAATTACTGCACCATTAAATGGCGCACAAACAGTAAAAATTAACAACCAAAACATCAACTTTAACGCAGTTGCCGGTGATGCTGAAGCGACTGCTACAAACTTCATTAATGCACTTAACAGTGCTAATGTTGGTTTGACTGCAAATGGTGATGCAGCTAATGGTATTGATTTGAATTCATTAAAATACGGTTCTGATCAATCAATCACAATTGAAGCAAGCGCAATTACTGCTGCAATGGGATTGACTACAGATGCAACAACAAACACTTCGGATATCGGAGTTGATGTAGCTGGTACAATTAACGGTGTTGCTGCTAGTGGAAAAGGCACTACATTGACAGGTAGTGGAGCGTCTACTGGTGTTTCGGTAACGCTTACTAACACTTCTGCCTCTGCAGCTGCTGGAGCACGAGGAGATGTAGTAGTAACTCAAAATGCATTGACTGCTCAAATTGGTGCAAATGCTGATCAAAATATCTCTATCAGTATCTCAAGCATGTCTTCATCAGACTTGGGAATCGCTGGTTTAGATTTGACATCACAGTCAGGTGCTAACTCTGCTATTACTCTCGTTGACAATGCAATCAAGTCAGTTTCTGGAGAACGTTCAAAACTAGGTTCTGTGCAAAACCGTCTTGAGCACACAATTAACAACTTGAGTGTTGGAGCTGAAAACCTCCAAGCTGCTGAATCACGTGTACGTGACGTTGATATGGCGAAAGAGATGATGAGCTTTACGAAGAACAACATCCTCAACCAAGCTGCGCAAGCAATGATGGCTCAATCGAATTCCCAACCGCAGGCAGTACTTCAACTCCTTCGGTAAGGAATGACGGGCGTCTTATCTGGTAACGGATAAGAGTACAACTGGGTGAATTGCTGGGACTCCTTAGAGCCCTCCTTACGACAACGTGACTGGAAACGGTGAGCGTGAACGTTTTGAAAAAAGGAAGGGATTGGACAATCAGCAGCCAAGCATCTGTCAGGAAACTGTGATGAAGGTTCAACGACTAGGATGAACGACCTACCGACTTAACGTCCATGGTTATGAGATCCGTACCTCGTAAACGGCGAGGGAAGTGCCCAGCCCCTACTTTACAATAACATTTGTTTTTATATCGATATTGTAAAAGGGTGAAGATATAGTCTGGTCCATATTGAAAAATATGGGGAATCGCAAGCAAACCAACAGCCGCAAGCTGTGCTTCAATTGCTCCGTTAATATAGCAATTGACTATTTAAAAGTTATACTAAAAACCGTGGAGCTCATGCTTCACGGTTTTCACGTCTTGCCATTTGTAGACAACTGACCAATATGTTCGATTTAAGCGCCGGGCAATCTCACGGTCAGTGATTTCTTGGTGTTTCCATTTAATCAATAAAGCGATTTCTTCACTTGAATATGGACGGGCTGGGATTGATACCCGGACCGAATAATCAGGATGTGAGATTTTG
This genomic interval carries:
- the fliW gene encoding flagellar assembly protein FliW, yielding MFIETDYFGKIEVNEEETISFVSEIPGFPDSKTFTLIPYGDELPFWSLQSLEDPACAFVVTNPFWHKSDYAFELSDGAKGQLGIDEAEHVSVYAIVTLREPFDASTLNLKAPIVIETKERRGKQVILDDVYPARFPLGGQKAEVR
- the csrA gene encoding carbon storage regulator CsrA, with the protein product MLVLKRKQGEAIHIGDDVTLTVLAIEGDQVKLGIDAPRHIDIHRHEVYVQMQVENESARDSANLMKQMLKNKSEA
- a CDS encoding GGDEF domain-containing protein, with the translated sequence MNDTYGHRAGDAALHHIAQTLRANCPDDGFVGRYGGEEFLMVLEDVDDVRSIADNVVTVVRDTRFSFEGTEIPMTVSLGASLAGAEPGTLVFERADAALYHAKSSGRDQAKIG
- a CDS encoding YitT family protein encodes the protein MQRPPMPSPSPEEVLRLKREHNPIKPTELLAKGLLLLIGSFIFAIGLEAFLVPNQIIDGGIVGVSIITSYLTETKLAIWLILFNLPFIYFGYRQIGKTFAVVTLIAIMLMSGFTILLHTIEPFTDDLLLSTVFGGFLLGAGIGLVIRAGGSLDGTEILAVSFTDRLPFSVGEIVMFFNIFILGTAGFVFSWDRAMYSLITYFVAFKTIDIVLEGLDQSKAAWIITTAPDDVGQAIMDRLGRGVTYLHGEGAYTGDGKKVVFTVISRLEETKLKDILDDYDEKAFLAIGNIHDVRGGQFKKKNIH
- a CDS encoding YitT family protein, producing MKRDNRAWLMGFQIIMNIIGGMIAAYGLESVLIPNSVSDGGITGISIVVSQLTGVPLGVFLGILNIPFVYLGYKQIGKSFAILSVTGIASLSIGTLVMHHVPTIIDGDTLLVTVVGGIILGLGMGLSLRNGGALDGIDMLAVLLSRKLPFGTSDLILFLNVFVFIVVSTVFGLQGAVLSAIAYFIASKVIHIVEEGLSGAKTFKIITSVPDVMVETVRDRLGRSATLNQIQGAYSKECYYEITCVINRLEERKMKEIINQVDPEAFVVVYEVSEVKGGNFRKRDIH
- a CDS encoding DMT family transporter, encoding MRPLILGVLAALFFASTFVLNESMQVGGGSWAYSASLRFLFMIPLLMIVVYLRGGMTRVRRAIVGEPWPWLVWGTVGFGLFYVPICLAAEVAPPWLIAGTWQVTIIAGALLSPLFRRNDGTQEQIPWTALRFSGIILFGVVLMQVEFLADFEPRFLWIGVVPVLIAAFAYPLGNRKMMAHTDLDVFERILGMCIGSLPVWLLLCGYGLTTGAPTSSQLTQTLLVALLSGVVATVLFFKATDLVKHDMGKLATVEATQALEVLFALIGELIFLQAHLPSGLSLVGISLVMVGVVLHSRSQFNVKESLVPAANRYDKEG
- a CDS encoding putative quinol monooxygenase, translating into MSYGLIGKLTAVPGERETLLAILLEAATAMEREPTCETYRVNVSLDDESIVVYEVWASMEAHQQSLSLETTKTLIGKARPILANIERLAVFEPRNGH
- a CDS encoding GNAT family N-acetyltransferase — translated: MNWTVEEVRQAEQVAALEAAVNDFDKIDVKLGHVAVGQNDYAVYDDDTLVGYMVLFPYLPNEYEVNALVHPDFRKQGVFTALLEAAKQDAKQNGCEAFTFVIDRKSKDGKAVIDRLGAAYQFSEYNLVLKKAELFLKPDEVSLREATDADRPLIIETLSEAFGDPLDVTENIYQQIDTPDRVTYIGEVEGRPVGIIRALLAGEDAGSIHAFGVKADEQGKGYGTKMLKQMVQQMFRMGRTKLELDVETENKAALEIYKRAGFAENGGYEFYLLEL
- a CDS encoding methyl-accepting chemotaxis protein, whose protein sequence is MKLFKNFTTQLLAWILVTSFITGGAVGWITLLLLTELEMAKGQVMLVGTAVALLISGLGGAVIYLIARRPLKAIESASDKAVEVGNGDLTVVFASETTTDRSEMGRLLLSMDNMVGHLREQGTNMRYTADQLTGSAQEIAAAVQEGNIAGENIRQAMDALNKMLEDNVNATYSSMDLLGAVARTMENIRQEMGSALESASEMQQEAESGKGLASSSVDAMHAIAGKVEQSSTLNSKLTEMTGEISRITDVISDISAQTNLLALNASIEAARAGEHGRGFAVVAAEVKKLAEQTANSTQEITDLIVDVKRLVGDTSSSMANVKAEVETGVGLVEKAGGAFASIHNSANEVYSHVHSVDALLDESRGQIDSVVTNSAGIVGMVEEASRYATEVTSAASQQAASLGEVNGAMTELVRVAESLQNETEQVKVEA
- a CDS encoding flagellin N-terminal helical domain-containing protein, which produces MIINNNMNAMNAHRNMSFNTTQTGKSMEKLSSGLRINRAGDDAAGLAISEKMRGQIRGLDQATRNSQDSISLIQTAEGALNETHSILQRMRELAVQSGNDTNTVDDRNEIQKEISQLTSEVDRISATTEFNTKKLLNGESGSKANFGSNANVLMASASEQAAAGTYAVVTTTAAEQALTTGATFANAAITAPLNGAQTVKINNQNINFNAVAGDAEATATNFINALNSANVGLTANGDAANGIDLNSLKYGSDQSITIEASAITAAMGLTTDATTNTSDIGVDVAGTINGVAASGKGTTLTGSGASTGVSVTLTNTSASAAAGARGDVVVTQNALTAQIGANADQNISISISSMSSSDLGIAGLDLTSQSGANSAITLVDNAIKSVSGERSKLGSVQNRLEHTINNLSVGAENLQAAESRVRDVDMAKEMMSFTKNNILNQAAQAMMAQSNSQPQAVLQLLR